In Pseudomonas nunensis, a single window of DNA contains:
- the rsmB gene encoding 16S rRNA (cytosine(967)-C(5))-methyltransferase RsmB — protein MNPRLAAAKALAAVLNGKASLNSSLPTQMDKVEDRDRGFTQDLAFGTARWQPRLSALAAKLLQKPFKAADADVEALLLVGLYQLLYTRVPAHAAIGETVGCADKLKKPWAKALLNAVLRRAQRESEALLAELEHDPVVRTAHPRWLQKSLKAFWPEQWEAICAANNAHPPMILRVNRRHQTRDAYLGLLSEAGIAASPCVYSRDGIILDAAADVRSLPGFAEGWISVQDEAAQLAADLLDLAPGQRVLDACCAPGGKTCHILEAEPALAGVVAVDLEAKRLVRVRENLARLGLSAELIAADGRDTATWWDGKPFQRILLDAPCSATGVIRRHPDIKLTRQPDDIAALAVLQGELLDAMWITLEVGGILLYATCSTLPTENTEVIEAFLARTPGARELDLAITAGIKQPHGRQLLAQQGGHDGFYYAKLIKIAAARG, from the coding sequence ATGAACCCGCGTCTGGCCGCCGCCAAGGCACTCGCCGCTGTCCTGAACGGAAAAGCCTCACTCAACAGTTCATTGCCGACGCAAATGGACAAGGTTGAAGACCGCGATCGCGGCTTCACCCAGGACCTGGCGTTCGGCACCGCGCGCTGGCAGCCACGTTTGTCGGCGCTGGCAGCGAAGTTGTTGCAGAAGCCGTTCAAAGCCGCCGACGCCGATGTCGAGGCGTTGTTGCTGGTCGGCCTCTATCAACTGCTCTACACCCGCGTCCCGGCCCACGCCGCCATTGGCGAAACCGTCGGTTGCGCCGACAAGCTGAAGAAGCCTTGGGCCAAAGCCTTGCTCAACGCCGTGCTGCGCCGCGCCCAACGGGAAAGCGAAGCGCTGCTGGCGGAGCTGGAACACGACCCGGTGGTGCGCACTGCCCACCCGCGCTGGCTGCAAAAATCCCTGAAGGCGTTCTGGCCTGAGCAGTGGGAAGCCATTTGCGCTGCGAACAACGCGCATCCGCCGATGATTCTGCGGGTCAACCGTCGCCATCAGACCCGCGACGCGTATCTCGGTTTGCTGAGTGAAGCCGGCATCGCCGCCAGCCCCTGCGTTTACAGCCGCGACGGCATCATCCTCGACGCTGCCGCCGATGTGCGCAGCCTGCCGGGTTTTGCCGAAGGCTGGATCAGCGTGCAGGACGAAGCCGCGCAACTGGCCGCCGACTTGCTGGATTTGGCACCGGGCCAGCGGGTGCTGGACGCCTGCTGCGCACCGGGTGGCAAGACCTGCCACATCCTCGAAGCCGAGCCTGCACTGGCCGGCGTGGTGGCGGTGGACCTCGAAGCCAAACGTCTGGTGCGGGTGCGGGAAAACCTCGCACGCCTGGGCCTGAGCGCCGAACTGATCGCCGCCGACGGCCGCGACACTGCGACCTGGTGGGACGGCAAACCTTTCCAGCGCATTCTGCTGGACGCGCCATGCTCGGCGACTGGCGTGATCCGTCGTCACCCGGACATCAAGTTGACGCGCCAACCTGACGACATCGCCGCGCTCGCGGTGCTGCAGGGCGAGTTGCTCGACGCCATGTGGATAACTCTGGAGGTCGGCGGGATCCTGCTTTACGCCACCTGCTCGACATTGCCGACCGAGAACACTGAAGTCATCGAAGCCTTCCTCGCCCGCACGCCGGGCGCGCGTGAGCTGGACCTCGCCATCACGGCCGGGATCAAACAGCCGCATGGTCGCCAATTGCTGGCCCAGCAGGGCGGTCACGACGGGTTCTACTACGCCAAACTGATCAAGATTGCCGCCGCGCGCGGTTAA
- the trkA gene encoding Trk system potassium transporter TrkA encodes MKIIILGAGQVGGSLAEHLASEANDITVVDTDGERLRDLGDRLDIRTVQGRASFPTVLRQAGADDADMLVAVTNSDETNMVACQVAHTLFHTPTKIARVREAAYLTRGGLFNNDAIPVDVLISPEQVVTNYIKRLIEHPGALQVIDFAEGKAQLVAVKAYYGGPLVGQQLRQLREHMPNVETRVAAIFRRDRPILPQGDTVIEADDEVFFIAAKANIRAVMSEMRRLDETYKRIVIAGGGQIGERLAEAIESRYQVKIIEMNPARCRYLSDTLDSTVVLQGSASDRDLLLEENIADADIFLALTNDDEANIMSSLLAKRLGAKKVMTIINNPAYVDLIQGGDIDIAISPQLATIGTLLAHVRRGDIVSVHSLRRGAAEAIEAIAHGDAKSSKVIGKAIENIGLPPGTTIGAIIRDEQVIIAHDDTVIAAGDHVILFLVDKKHIRDVEKLFHVGLSFF; translated from the coding sequence ATGAAAATCATCATCCTCGGCGCGGGGCAGGTGGGCGGTTCGCTGGCGGAACACTTGGCCAGCGAAGCCAACGACATCACCGTGGTCGACACCGATGGCGAACGCCTGCGCGATCTCGGCGATCGGCTGGACATCCGCACCGTGCAGGGCCGCGCGTCGTTCCCGACCGTGCTGCGCCAGGCCGGTGCCGATGACGCCGACATGCTGGTCGCGGTGACCAACAGCGATGAAACCAACATGGTCGCCTGCCAGGTCGCCCACACCCTGTTCCACACCCCGACCAAGATCGCCCGGGTCCGCGAAGCCGCGTACCTGACCCGTGGCGGGCTATTCAACAACGACGCGATCCCGGTGGACGTGCTGATCAGCCCGGAACAAGTGGTCACCAACTACATCAAGCGCCTGATCGAACACCCCGGCGCCTTGCAGGTGATCGACTTCGCCGAAGGCAAAGCCCAACTGGTGGCGGTGAAGGCTTACTACGGCGGGCCGTTGGTGGGGCAGCAACTGCGGCAGTTGCGCGAACACATGCCGAATGTCGAAACCCGCGTAGCGGCGATTTTTCGTCGCGACCGACCGATCCTGCCCCAGGGCGATACGGTGATCGAGGCCGACGACGAAGTATTTTTCATCGCCGCCAAGGCGAATATTCGCGCGGTGATGAGCGAAATGCGCCGCCTCGATGAAACCTACAAACGCATCGTCATCGCCGGTGGCGGACAGATCGGCGAACGCCTGGCCGAGGCCATCGAAAGCCGTTATCAGGTGAAGATCATCGAGATGAACCCGGCGCGCTGCCGCTATCTCTCGGACACCCTCGACAGCACCGTGGTGTTGCAGGGCAGCGCGTCGGACCGCGACTTGTTGCTGGAAGAGAACATCGCCGACGCGGATATCTTCTTGGCCCTGACCAACGACGACGAAGCCAACATCATGTCGTCGTTGCTGGCCAAACGGCTGGGCGCGAAGAAGGTGATGACGATCATCAACAACCCGGCTTACGTTGATTTGATCCAGGGCGGCGACATCGACATCGCCATCAGCCCGCAACTGGCGACCATCGGCACCTTGCTGGCCCACGTGCGCCGTGGCGATATCGTCAGCGTGCACTCACTGCGCCGAGGCGCGGCGGAAGCCATCGAGGCGATTGCGCATGGCGATGCGAAGTCGAGCAAGGTGATTGGCAAGGCCATCGAGAACATCGGTTTGCCGCCGGGCACCACGATTGGCGCGATCATTCGTGATGAACAAGTGATCATCGCCCACGACGACACCGTGATTGCGGCGGGCGACCATGTGATTCTTTTCCTTGTGGATAAGAAGCATATTCGGGATGTGGAGAAGCTGTTTCATGTGGGGTTGAGCTTCTTCTGA
- a CDS encoding tetratricopeptide repeat protein, producing the protein MIESLEKMLAKGVDNSLLRFGLGKGYLDLGENAKAAEHFQRCVEFDPKYSAAWKLLGKAHLAQADVAAARQAWEQGLEAARAHGDKQAEKEMTVFLKKLERQAH; encoded by the coding sequence ATGATCGAATCCCTGGAAAAAATGCTCGCCAAGGGTGTGGATAACTCACTGCTGCGCTTTGGCTTGGGCAAGGGTTATCTGGATCTTGGGGAAAACGCCAAGGCCGCCGAGCATTTCCAGCGCTGCGTTGAGTTCGATCCAAAGTATTCGGCAGCCTGGAAGCTGCTGGGCAAGGCGCATCTGGCGCAGGCGGACGTTGCTGCCGCGCGTCAGGCCTGGGAGCAAGGCCTGGAAGCTGCTCGCGCCCATGGCGACAAGCAGGCGGAGAAGGAAATGACGGTGTTTCTGAAGAAGCTTGAGCGTCAGGCCCACTGA
- a CDS encoding PilZ domain-containing protein produces MSELRKSFRIKISHESFGECLGQTRNLSTTGVYVKHPTLSVLPKGAVVYGQVQDLPTGGAPRVRMEVVLVDAEGIGLRYL; encoded by the coding sequence ATGTCCGAACTCCGCAAATCATTTCGCATCAAGATCAGCCACGAAAGCTTCGGTGAGTGTCTGGGGCAAACCCGTAACCTGTCGACGACGGGTGTCTACGTCAAGCACCCGACTCTGTCGGTATTGCCCAAGGGCGCGGTGGTCTACGGTCAGGTGCAAGACTTACCCACAGGCGGCGCGCCGCGAGTGCGCATGGAAGTGGTGCTGGTGGATGCCGAAGGGATTGGTCTGCGCTATCTCTGA
- a CDS encoding lysophospholipid acyltransferase: protein MDKFKGALLVGALRLFALLPWRAVQAVGSAIGWVMWKTPNRSRDVVRINLAKCFPEMDAAERERLVGQSLKDIGKSLTESACAWIWPAQRSIDLVREVEGLDVLKDALASGKGVVGITSHLGNWEVLNHFYCSQCKPIIFYRPPKLKAVDDLLRKQRVQLGNRVAASTKEGILSVIKEVRKGGAVGIPADPEPAESAGIFVPFFATQALTSKFVPNMLAGGKAVGVFLHALRLPDGSGYKVILEAAPEAMYSTDTETSCAAMSKVVERYVGAYPSQYMWSMKRFKKRPPGEERWY, encoded by the coding sequence GTGGATAAGTTTAAAGGCGCCTTGCTGGTAGGCGCTCTGCGGCTGTTTGCCTTGCTTCCGTGGCGAGCAGTGCAAGCGGTGGGCTCGGCGATTGGCTGGGTCATGTGGAAAACCCCCAACCGTTCCCGCGACGTGGTGCGGATCAACCTCGCCAAGTGCTTCCCGGAGATGGACGCTGCCGAACGCGAGCGTCTGGTCGGTCAGAGCCTGAAAGACATTGGCAAGTCCCTGACCGAAAGCGCCTGCGCCTGGATCTGGCCGGCCCAGCGCTCCATCGACCTAGTGCGCGAAGTCGAAGGCCTCGACGTGTTGAAGGATGCGTTGGCGTCCGGCAAAGGTGTGGTCGGCATCACCAGCCACCTCGGCAACTGGGAAGTGTTGAACCACTTCTATTGCAGCCAGTGCAAACCGATCATTTTCTACCGTCCGCCGAAATTGAAGGCTGTGGATGATTTGCTGCGCAAACAGCGCGTGCAATTGGGCAACCGCGTGGCGGCCTCCACCAAGGAAGGCATCCTCAGTGTGATCAAGGAAGTGCGCAAAGGTGGTGCAGTGGGCATTCCCGCTGACCCGGAACCGGCCGAATCCGCCGGGATCTTCGTGCCGTTCTTCGCCACCCAGGCGCTGACCAGCAAATTTGTGCCGAACATGTTGGCGGGCGGCAAAGCGGTCGGCGTGTTCCTGCATGCCCTGCGGCTGCCGGACGGCTCGGGGTACAAAGTTATCCTCGAAGCCGCGCCGGAAGCCATGTACAGCACGGATACCGAGACATCCTGCGCCGCGATGAGCAAAGTCGTGGAACGCTATGTCGGGGCTTACCCGAGTCAGTACATGTGGAGCATGAAGCGCTTCAAGAAGCGTCCACCGGGCGAAGAACGCTGGTACTGA
- the tag gene encoding DNA-3-methyladenine glycosylase I: MPRCFWCSEDPLYMAYHDQEWGTPLRDAQGLFELLLLEGFQAGLSWITVLRKRERYREVLFGFDVQRVAQMSDAEIDELMLDPGIIRNRLKLNAARRNAQAWLALEDPVKFLWSFVGDKPLINHFKDRSEVPAVTPVAVEMSKGLKKAGFTFVGPTICYALMQASGMVMDHTRDCDRYATLANGG; this comes from the coding sequence ATGCCACGCTGCTTTTGGTGTTCCGAAGATCCGCTGTACATGGCTTATCACGATCAGGAGTGGGGCACGCCGCTACGCGATGCGCAGGGATTGTTCGAGTTGCTTTTGCTCGAAGGGTTCCAGGCCGGCCTCTCATGGATCACCGTGTTGCGTAAACGTGAGCGTTATCGCGAGGTGTTGTTCGGCTTCGACGTACAGCGCGTGGCGCAAATGAGCGACGCCGAAATCGATGAATTGATGCTCGACCCCGGGATCATCCGTAATCGTCTCAAACTCAACGCGGCCCGGCGCAACGCCCAGGCCTGGCTGGCGCTGGAGGACCCGGTGAAATTTCTCTGGTCCTTCGTCGGCGATAAACCGCTGATCAATCATTTCAAGGATCGCAGCGAAGTGCCGGCGGTCACGCCGGTCGCCGTGGAGATGAGCAAAGGCCTGAAAAAGGCCGGGTTCACCTTCGTCGGTCCGACCATTTGCTATGCGCTGATGCAGGCCTCGGGCATGGTCATGGACCACACCCGGGACTGCGATCGCTACGCGACGCTGGCGAACGGCGGTTAG
- the glyQ gene encoding glycine--tRNA ligase subunit alpha, which yields MSQPTPAVRTFQDLILALQQYWAEQGCVVLQPYDMEVGAGTFHTATFLRAIGPETWNAAYVQPSRRPTDGRYGENPNRLQHYYQFQVVLKPNPDNFQELYLGSLKHVGLDPLVHDIRFVEDNWESPTLGAWGLGWEVWLNGMEVTQFTYFQQAGGIECYPVTGEITYGLERLAMYLQGVDSVYDLVWADGPMGKVTYGDVFHQNEVEQSTYNFEHANVEKLFELFDFYESEAKRLIELDQPLPLPSYEMVLKASHTFNLLDARRAISVTARQQYILRVRTLARSVAQAYLLARAKLGFPMATPDLRDEVLAKLEAAQ from the coding sequence GTGAGCCAGCCTACGCCAGCCGTGCGTACCTTCCAAGACTTGATCCTCGCGCTCCAGCAATACTGGGCCGAGCAAGGTTGCGTGGTACTTCAGCCCTACGATATGGAAGTAGGCGCCGGCACTTTCCACACAGCCACGTTTCTGCGTGCCATCGGCCCGGAAACCTGGAACGCCGCTTATGTGCAGCCCAGTCGTCGCCCGACTGACGGCCGCTACGGCGAAAACCCGAACCGTCTGCAGCACTACTATCAGTTCCAGGTAGTCCTGAAGCCGAACCCGGACAACTTCCAGGAACTGTACCTGGGCTCCCTCAAGCACGTCGGCCTGGACCCATTGGTCCACGACATTCGCTTCGTCGAAGACAACTGGGAATCGCCGACACTGGGCGCCTGGGGTCTGGGCTGGGAAGTCTGGCTCAACGGCATGGAAGTGACGCAGTTCACTTACTTCCAACAAGCGGGCGGCATCGAGTGCTACCCGGTGACCGGCGAGATCACTTACGGCCTCGAGCGTCTGGCCATGTACCTGCAAGGCGTGGACTCGGTCTACGACCTGGTCTGGGCGGACGGTCCGATGGGCAAAGTGACCTACGGCGACGTGTTCCATCAGAACGAAGTCGAGCAATCGACCTACAACTTCGAACACGCCAACGTCGAGAAGCTGTTCGAGCTGTTCGATTTCTACGAAAGCGAAGCCAAGCGCCTGATCGAACTCGACCAGCCGCTGCCGTTGCCGAGCTACGAAATGGTGTTGAAGGCGTCCCATACCTTCAACCTGCTGGATGCGCGCCGGGCAATCTCGGTGACTGCGCGTCAGCAATACATTCTGCGTGTTCGCACCCTGGCGCGTTCCGTTGCGCAAGCCTACCTGCTGGCTCGCGCCAAGCTGGGCTTCCCGATGGCGACCCCGGACCTGCGTGACGAAGTGTTGGCTAAGCTGGAGGCTGCACAATGA
- the glyS gene encoding glycine--tRNA ligase subunit beta, with the protein MSALDFLVELGTEELPPKALNTLADAFLAGIDKGLQAAGLNYETKTVYAAPRRLAVLITALATQQPDRSINLDGPPRQAAFDADGNPTQAALGFAKKCGVDLSEIDQSGPKLRYSQSIAGKPTASLLPTIVEDSLNDLPIPKRMRWGARKEEFVRPTQWLVMLLGDQVIDCTILAQKAGRDSRGHRFHHPESVRITAPANYLADLRGAYVLADANERRALISKRTEELATMQEGTAIVPPALLDEVTALVEWPVPLVCSFEERFLDVPQEALITTMQDNQKYFCLLDADGKLLPRFITVANIESKDPQQIIAGNEKVVRPRLTDAEFFFKQDKKQKLEDFNLRLQNVVFQEKLGSVYDKAERVSKLAAYIAQRIGGNAAWASRAGLLSKCDLSTEMVGEFPEMQGVAGYYYALNDGEPEEVALALNEQYMPRGAGAELPTTLTGAAVAIADKLDTLVGIFGIGMLPTGSKDPYALRRAALGVLRILIDKKLDLDLNEAVAFAVNAFGTKVKAAGLNDSVLEFIFDRLRARYEDEGVDVGTYLSVRALKPGSALDFDQRVQAVEAFRKLPEAAALAAVNKRVSNLLSKVEGSVPTVVEAKYFDNANEFSLYSAIQQADQAVQPMAAARQYSESLARLAALREPVDAFFEAVMVNADDANVRANRYALLSRLRGLFLGVADISLLG; encoded by the coding sequence ATGAGTGCTCTGGATTTCCTGGTTGAATTGGGCACCGAAGAACTGCCACCCAAAGCCCTGAACACCCTGGCCGACGCGTTTCTGGCCGGTATCGACAAGGGCCTGCAAGCTGCCGGCCTGAACTACGAGACCAAAACCGTCTACGCCGCGCCACGTCGCCTGGCCGTGCTGATCACCGCGCTGGCCACCCAGCAACCGGATCGCAGCATCAACCTCGACGGCCCGCCACGTCAGGCCGCGTTCGATGCCGACGGCAACCCGACTCAAGCAGCCTTGGGTTTTGCCAAGAAGTGCGGCGTCGACCTGAGCGAAATCGATCAGAGCGGTCCGAAACTGCGTTACAGCCAGAGCATCGCCGGCAAGCCGACCGCGAGCCTGCTGCCGACCATCGTCGAAGATTCCCTGAACGACCTGCCGATCCCGAAGCGCATGCGCTGGGGTGCTCGCAAAGAAGAATTCGTGCGTCCGACCCAATGGCTGGTGATGCTGCTCGGTGACCAGGTCATCGATTGCACGATCCTCGCCCAGAAGGCTGGCCGTGACTCCCGTGGTCACCGCTTCCACCACCCGGAAAGCGTGCGCATCACCGCGCCGGCCAACTACTTGGCCGATCTGCGTGGCGCCTACGTGCTGGCCGATGCCAACGAGCGTCGCGCGCTGATCAGCAAGCGCACTGAAGAACTGGCGACAATGCAGGAAGGTACTGCGATCGTTCCTCCAGCCTTGCTCGACGAAGTGACCGCGCTGGTTGAATGGCCGGTGCCGCTGGTGTGCTCGTTCGAGGAACGTTTCCTCGATGTGCCGCAAGAAGCCCTGATCACCACCATGCAGGACAACCAGAAGTACTTCTGCCTGCTGGATGCCGACGGCAAGTTGCTGCCACGTTTCATTACCGTGGCCAACATCGAAAGCAAAGACCCGCAGCAGATCATCGCCGGTAACGAGAAAGTGGTTCGCCCACGCCTGACCGACGCCGAGTTCTTCTTCAAGCAAGACAAGAAGCAGAAACTCGAAGACTTCAACCTGCGCCTGCAGAACGTGGTGTTCCAGGAAAAACTCGGCAGCGTCTACGACAAGGCCGAGCGCGTTTCCAAACTGGCGGCGTACATCGCGCAACGCATTGGCGGCAACGCAGCCTGGGCTTCCCGTGCCGGCCTGCTGTCCAAGTGCGACCTGTCGACCGAGATGGTCGGTGAGTTCCCGGAGATGCAAGGTGTCGCCGGTTACTACTACGCCCTCAACGATGGCGAGCCGGAAGAAGTCGCTCTGGCGCTGAACGAGCAGTACATGCCGCGCGGTGCCGGCGCTGAACTGCCGACCACCCTGACCGGTGCGGCCGTGGCCATTGCCGACAAGCTCGACACCCTGGTCGGCATCTTCGGTATCGGCATGTTGCCAACCGGTAGCAAAGACCCGTATGCCCTGCGCCGTGCAGCATTGGGCGTGTTGCGCATCCTGATCGACAAGAAACTCGACCTCGACCTCAACGAAGCCGTGGCGTTTGCCGTGAATGCGTTCGGTACCAAGGTGAAGGCTGCCGGCCTGAATGACTCGGTGCTGGAATTCATCTTCGACCGTCTGCGTGCGCGTTATGAAGACGAAGGCGTGGATGTCGGTACTTACCTGTCGGTGCGTGCCCTGAAGCCGGGTTCGGCGCTGGACTTCGACCAACGCGTACAAGCGGTAGAAGCGTTCCGCAAGTTGCCGGAAGCTGCGGCACTGGCGGCCGTGAACAAGCGCGTGTCGAACTTGCTGAGCAAGGTTGAAGGCTCCGTGCCGACGGTCGTTGAAGCCAAGTACTTCGACAATGCCAACGAGTTCTCCCTGTACTCGGCGATCCAGCAGGCTGACCAGGCTGTTCAGCCGATGGCTGCTGCCCGTCAGTACAGCGAATCCCTGGCGCGTCTGGCGGCCCTGCGCGAGCCGGTCGATGCCTTCTTCGAAGCCGTGATGGTCAATGCGGATGACGCCAATGTGCGCGCCAACCGGTATGCACTGCTGTCGCGTCTGCGTGGGCTGTTCCTCGGCGTCGCCGATATTTCGCTGTTGGGGTAA
- the gmhB gene encoding D-glycero-beta-D-manno-heptose 1,7-bisphosphate 7-phosphatase, with the protein MKLLILDRDGVINYDSDAYIKSVEEWIPLPGSIEAIAQLSKAGWTVAVATNQSGIARGYYDIATLDAMHERLRTLVAEQGGEVGLIVHCPHGPDDGCDCRKPKPGMLKTIAAHYNVSLTNLWFVGDSLGDLEAAKAVDSQPVLVKTGKGEKTLGKTLPVGTLIFDDLAAIAAELIHN; encoded by the coding sequence TTGAAACTGCTGATTCTCGATCGGGACGGGGTGATCAACTACGACTCCGACGCTTACATCAAGTCGGTGGAGGAGTGGATTCCGCTCCCCGGTTCGATCGAAGCCATCGCGCAGTTGAGCAAGGCTGGCTGGACGGTGGCAGTCGCTACCAACCAGTCGGGCATCGCTCGCGGCTATTACGACATCGCCACCCTGGATGCCATGCACGAGCGCTTGCGCACGTTGGTGGCGGAGCAGGGCGGTGAAGTCGGGCTGATCGTCCATTGCCCTCACGGCCCGGACGATGGCTGCGATTGCCGCAAGCCGAAACCCGGGATGTTGAAAACCATCGCCGCGCATTACAACGTCTCGCTGACTAATCTATGGTTTGTCGGCGATTCCCTTGGTGACCTGGAAGCCGCAAAAGCCGTCGATTCTCAGCCAGTTTTGGTAAAGACCGGGAAAGGCGAAAAGACTCTGGGTAAAACCCTACCGGTAGGCACCTTGATTTTTGACGATCTGGCGGCGATTGCCGCAGAACTTATCCACAATTAG
- a CDS encoding lysophospholipid acyltransferase family protein, with the protein MSILQAIRTFLFYLLLGTSSLLWCSLSFFIAPFLPFKARYRFINVYWCRCALWLSKVFLGISYEVKGAENVPDQPCVIQSNHQSTWETFFLSAYFEPLSQVLKRSLLFVPFFGWAMAMLRPIAIDRDNPKAALKHVAKKGDELLKDGVWVLIFPEGTRVPYGTVGKFSRGGSALAVNAALPVLPIAHNAGKFWPKTGWAKKQGVITVIIGEPMYAEGSGPRAVAALNDRVQAWNEQMQRDMGSLPPAPQAPAETDQVAV; encoded by the coding sequence ATGTCGATACTGCAGGCCATCAGAACATTCCTCTTTTATCTGTTGCTGGGCACCAGCTCTTTGCTTTGGTGCAGCCTGAGCTTTTTCATCGCGCCTTTTCTACCGTTCAAGGCCCGATATCGCTTCATTAATGTGTACTGGTGCCGCTGCGCCTTATGGCTGAGCAAAGTGTTTTTGGGCATCAGCTACGAAGTCAAAGGCGCTGAAAACGTGCCTGACCAGCCGTGCGTGATTCAGTCGAACCATCAGAGCACCTGGGAGACGTTCTTTCTCTCGGCTTACTTCGAGCCGCTGAGCCAGGTCCTCAAGCGTTCATTGCTATTCGTGCCCTTCTTCGGTTGGGCGATGGCCATGCTGCGGCCGATCGCCATCGACCGTGATAATCCCAAAGCCGCGCTCAAGCATGTGGCGAAGAAGGGCGATGAGTTGTTGAAGGATGGTGTCTGGGTCCTGATCTTCCCGGAAGGCACTCGTGTTCCTTACGGCACCGTTGGCAAGTTCTCGCGCGGTGGTAGCGCTTTGGCGGTCAACGCCGCACTTCCGGTGCTGCCGATTGCACACAATGCGGGCAAGTTCTGGCCGAAAACCGGTTGGGCGAAGAAGCAGGGTGTGATCACTGTAATCATCGGCGAACCGATGTATGCCGAGGGCAGCGGGCCGCGAGCCGTCGCTGCATTGAACGATCGGGTCCAGGCCTGGAATGAGCAGATGCAGCGAGATATGGGTTCGTTGCCACCGGCGCCTCAAGCACCTGCCGAGACGGATCAGGTGGCTGTCTGA
- a CDS encoding sensor histidine kinase, with protein MTIQRRRESREPTQVQRLFRQLVREWLWISLILLPLTALLSYSAQSSELKGSGALEALLSVSLVACVLGLLLLRPRLALWLTLGGMSCALLISACLAELRWWWSPAASLMGMLLGYLIWNWRRLSVVLSYFGWELARLDNEPKVFPERRRVQFPTGDHLQGQIMALEQAMSRTRDTRRFIADGLEYLPVATLISDPRGRILLGNRNARDLFGADLVGDDILEQLARLGYPELLNGARPLLSTLALLEFRDIKGRSLRLERAALLPVDGETPIGWLLSLTDLSVERDAEEQRGVLLRFLSHDLRAPHSAILALLDVHRHQVGGDTQLFDQIERQVRRALDLTDGFVLLARAESEAYEFQPTLFAMLVLDVFDQSLSIAQLKQIELVHHLEDDVQESLIMADQGLLTRALFNLLENAIKYSDAGTRISLQVSSREGWLTCELTDQGKGIAANELPELFSQYRRFTSAQGIDGIGLGLSMVKAVVDHHDGRIECLSEVGKGTCFSLHFPLLHE; from the coding sequence ATGACAATTCAGCGCCGTCGTGAAAGCCGTGAACCGACTCAGGTCCAGCGTTTATTCCGGCAGTTAGTCAGGGAGTGGTTGTGGATAAGTCTGATCCTGCTGCCCCTGACTGCCCTGCTCTCGTACAGCGCCCAGTCCAGTGAGCTCAAGGGTTCGGGAGCGCTGGAGGCGTTGTTGTCAGTCAGTCTAGTCGCTTGCGTGCTCGGCTTGCTGTTACTGCGCCCGCGCCTGGCGTTGTGGCTGACGCTGGGTGGCATGAGCTGCGCGCTGCTGATCAGCGCCTGTCTGGCAGAACTGCGTTGGTGGTGGTCCCCGGCGGCGAGCCTGATGGGCATGCTGCTGGGCTACCTGATCTGGAATTGGCGGCGCCTGAGTGTGGTGCTGAGCTATTTCGGCTGGGAACTGGCGCGACTGGACAACGAACCGAAAGTCTTCCCGGAACGCCGACGGGTGCAGTTTCCCACCGGCGATCATTTGCAGGGGCAAATCATGGCGCTGGAACAAGCCATGAGTCGGACCCGCGATACCCGGCGCTTTATCGCCGATGGACTGGAGTATCTACCGGTAGCGACGTTGATCAGTGATCCGCGAGGCCGGATATTGCTCGGCAATCGTAACGCCCGAGACTTGTTCGGCGCCGATCTGGTGGGCGATGACATCCTTGAGCAACTGGCGCGATTGGGCTACCCGGAATTGCTGAATGGCGCGCGCCCGCTTTTATCGACGTTGGCCCTGCTGGAGTTCAGGGATATCAAAGGACGCAGTCTGCGCCTGGAGCGCGCGGCATTGTTGCCCGTGGACGGAGAAACGCCGATCGGCTGGCTGCTGAGTCTGACCGACCTTAGTGTCGAACGTGATGCCGAGGAGCAACGTGGTGTGCTGCTACGCTTTTTGTCCCACGACCTGCGGGCGCCGCATTCGGCGATTTTGGCCTTGCTCGATGTGCATCGGCACCAGGTGGGCGGCGACACGCAGTTGTTCGATCAGATTGAGCGTCAGGTGCGGCGGGCCTTGGACCTCACGGACGGCTTTGTATTATTGGCCAGGGCCGAGTCTGAGGCCTATGAATTCCAGCCCACCCTGTTCGCGATGCTGGTACTGGACGTGTTCGACCAGTCCTTGAGCATTGCGCAGTTGAAGCAGATCGAGTTAGTCCACCACCTCGAAGACGATGTCCAGGAAAGTTTGATCATGGCCGATCAGGGCTTGCTGACCCGGGCGTTGTTCAATTTGCTGGAAAACGCTATCAAGTACAGCGATGCCGGAACGCGTATCAGCCTGCAAGTCAGCAGTCGCGAGGGTTGGCTGACGTGCGAGCTTACCGATCAGGGCAAAGGCATCGCTGCCAACGAATTGCCTGAGCTGTTTAGCCAATATCGCCGGTTTACTTCGGCTCAAGGTATCGATGGTATTGGGTTGGGATTGTCGATGGTCAAGGCTGTGGTGGATCACCACGATGGCCGGATCGAATGTTTAAGTGAGGTCGGTAAAGGCACCTGTTTCAGCCTTCATTTCCCCCTGCTGCATGAATAA